Proteins from a genomic interval of Psychrobacter urativorans:
- the ylqF gene encoding ribosome biogenesis GTPase YlqF — MDTRANIQWFPGHMNKARNEVKEIMPQMDVIIEVLDARIPYSSENPMVATLRGDKPVIKILNKADLADPEMTQAWMDCFEQEDGVKALAFDDNKAADVHRIIELCKKLMPNKAETGRQIKAMILGIPNVGKSTLINTLAGRAVARTGNEPAVTKSQQLIKLDGGIMLYDTPGMLWPKVENANSGYRLAATGGIRDTAFDFDDVAGYTAEYLLQAYPELLKERYKIEELPKTDGAFFEIAGRNRGLLKKGGIVDIYRMSEILVNELRSGTIGRISLETPDMREAEEAVVAEQRIALEEKKLAKEEEKRLRRLKTRKNRK, encoded by the coding sequence ATGGATACGAGAGCGAATATTCAGTGGTTCCCCGGACACATGAACAAAGCGCGAAATGAAGTCAAAGAAATCATGCCACAAATGGACGTGATTATCGAAGTGCTCGATGCGCGCATTCCTTATAGCAGCGAAAATCCGATGGTCGCCACCCTGCGCGGTGACAAGCCGGTGATTAAAATCTTAAATAAAGCCGACCTTGCCGATCCTGAGATGACGCAAGCATGGATGGATTGTTTTGAGCAGGAAGATGGCGTCAAAGCACTGGCTTTTGATGACAATAAAGCGGCAGATGTACACCGTATTATTGAGCTGTGTAAAAAACTAATGCCCAATAAAGCTGAAACAGGCAGACAAATTAAAGCCATGATTTTGGGTATTCCAAACGTCGGTAAATCAACGTTGATTAATACTTTAGCTGGTCGCGCCGTTGCCAGAACGGGCAACGAGCCTGCGGTCACCAAGTCGCAGCAGCTGATTAAACTTGACGGTGGCATCATGCTCTATGACACGCCCGGTATGCTGTGGCCAAAAGTAGAAAACGCCAATTCAGGTTATCGCTTGGCGGCAACGGGCGGTATTCGTGATACGGCATTTGATTTTGATGATGTTGCTGGTTATACCGCTGAATATCTATTGCAGGCGTATCCTGAGCTGTTAAAAGAGCGTTATAAAATTGAAGAACTGCCTAAGACGGATGGGGCGTTTTTTGAAATCGCAGGGCGCAATCGAGGGTTATTGAAGAAAGGTGGCATAGTGGATATTTACCGCATGTCAGAAATCCTCGTCAATGAGCTGCGCAGTGGTACGATTGGGCGCATCAGTCTGGAAACCCCTGATATGCGTGAAGCGGAAGAAGCTGTCGTTGCTGAACAACGTATTGCGCTTGAGGAAAAGAAACTGGCTAAGGAAGAAGAAAAACGCTTACGTCGCTTAAAAACGCGGAAGAATCGGAAGTAG
- a CDS encoding DUF2339 domain-containing protein, whose amino-acid sequence MMLYFLMGSLGWLAVITLLVIMIVLYIRLHQQLAQLQQDMAQLKNELKHQTPKQRKENISLLQHSLSTHSVADSALNSSTVGGNTSSINATTVQGIFDAKAPIADTVSSTAKSMPPPLPVDSSTPNFISTPATQPLVPDSQSLDNRNSIAPIEPDERSFPIVTSLFHSIQNWFLGGNLVVRVGVLVLLVGVVLLLRLLSEYIEIPIGIKLSAIGVSGLALAGLGFKLVPKRFAYGITLQGAGLATAYLTTFFAYSVYEVMSSLPSFITLGILSAVTVALAVRQNAFPLALLALSGGFFAPILTSQDTGSLTALFSYYLLLNVTIAVIAHYRPWKVLNLFGAGVTFGLAYYWGLTENLTVIIDNQRWSLVLLVALHVLLYLFVVIRYAQQIIAYNDDNEYATVNALTASNNEQTVDSKNQHESYVFPIDIGLLFSVPLLAFGLFSALLHDINHALTMTSAILAAVYLGLGWTFIQRSQRYALITEGMLALGFGFLALVIPLALNAEWIAFGWSVQGLALVWFGRRSLRAWSVLLGLLLQLVSIAMLSDTFVIALDYYPTLALTISAISAIASVFILRASNSPINNIKNSLINNTDNQLSRNQALPDYAKVLGISETAAQQWLASINSQSVAFKIIWQRPALIRLLTLAAMGWLLYVLIIDFDQWFASWQLATTALIALATLTSLIVYYAVNQYRPWREVRQFSHGLLLFFYAMLILQLPQKYEVDYQWTTFYWSIFTTLVIGWLMLGQLWLKTWHDNTINSNTTANNDNHNGTELKSYDSASWLGTGIIILAELVHYKLPDSKGVVTILVPIALMLAGLWLTYRQQSDKQTGNSSSGRTLYWFNWQNALLNNAKIFVPLTLFWVIFTNFTYDGVIWGLPYFPLFNLYDVTLWLVVFYGLGVYLLRQRGIQQQNLFTAIRKSDTLLIVLALIGFWIVSSMLVRTLHAFIGTPLWIGHLYGSTGNAWDSEQVQTGLTILWTLLALVATIIASRYWQRALWFMGIGLLGIVVLKLVLVDLSQTEAIWRVISFLGAGSLILLIGYLAPLPPTRDETVKQAE is encoded by the coding sequence ATGATGCTATATTTTTTGATGGGTTCTTTAGGCTGGCTGGCAGTTATCACCTTGCTGGTGATTATGATTGTCCTCTATATTAGGTTGCATCAGCAACTGGCACAATTGCAACAGGATATGGCGCAGTTAAAAAACGAGCTGAAGCACCAAACGCCTAAGCAACGAAAGGAAAATATAAGCCTTCTTCAACACTCCTTATCTACTCATTCTGTAGCCGATAGTGCACTCAATAGCTCTACTGTGGGGGGAAATACTTCTTCTATAAATGCTACTACTGTACAAGGTATATTTGACGCCAAAGCACCTATTGCAGATACAGTTTCATCGACAGCAAAATCAATGCCGCCACCGCTACCGGTAGATTCTTCAACCCCTAACTTTATATCGACGCCTGCAACTCAACCCCTCGTGCCTGACAGCCAGTCTTTAGATAATAGAAATAGCATCGCACCGATAGAGCCTGACGAACGCTCATTTCCGATTGTTACCTCGCTTTTCCACTCAATTCAAAATTGGTTTTTGGGTGGTAATTTGGTGGTGCGGGTTGGGGTATTGGTTTTACTCGTTGGCGTGGTGTTGTTATTACGCTTACTCAGTGAATATATCGAAATTCCGATTGGTATTAAGTTGTCAGCGATTGGTGTGTCAGGATTGGCACTTGCCGGTTTGGGATTCAAGCTTGTGCCCAAGCGCTTTGCCTATGGCATCACGTTACAAGGCGCAGGACTGGCAACCGCTTATTTGACCACTTTTTTTGCTTACAGCGTTTATGAAGTGATGAGCAGCTTACCTAGTTTTATTACTCTTGGCATATTATCAGCAGTCACTGTTGCTTTAGCCGTGCGGCAAAACGCGTTTCCCTTAGCACTATTGGCATTATCAGGTGGCTTTTTTGCACCGATTTTGACCAGTCAAGATACGGGCAGCTTGACGGCATTGTTTAGCTATTACCTGTTATTAAACGTGACCATTGCCGTTATCGCTCATTATCGCCCGTGGAAAGTGCTGAATTTATTTGGTGCAGGCGTAACCTTTGGGCTTGCATATTATTGGGGGCTGACTGAAAATTTAACGGTAATAATTGATAATCAACGCTGGAGCTTGGTATTGCTCGTAGCTCTACATGTGCTGCTATATTTATTTGTGGTCATCCGCTACGCCCAGCAAATCATTGCTTATAACGATGACAATGAATACGCTACGGTTAATGCCCTTACCGCCAGCAACAATGAGCAAACTGTTGATAGCAAAAATCAGCATGAAAGCTATGTGTTTCCCATTGATATCGGACTCCTATTCTCTGTACCCTTATTAGCATTTGGTTTATTTTCGGCGTTACTGCATGATATTAATCACGCTTTAACCATGACTAGCGCGATTTTAGCGGCGGTATATTTAGGACTTGGTTGGACGTTTATTCAGCGTAGTCAACGTTATGCGCTAATTACAGAAGGGATGCTGGCATTAGGTTTTGGCTTTTTAGCGTTGGTGATTCCGTTGGCATTAAATGCAGAATGGATTGCTTTTGGTTGGTCGGTACAAGGACTGGCGCTAGTATGGTTTGGCAGGCGTTCTCTGCGGGCGTGGTCGGTATTATTGGGATTGTTGTTGCAGCTGGTAAGTATTGCTATGTTGTCCGATACCTTTGTAATTGCCCTTGATTATTATCCAACACTCGCATTAACGATTTCTGCCATCAGTGCCATTGCCAGCGTTTTTATTTTACGTGCCAGCAATTCGCCTATTAATAACATAAAAAATTCGCTGATTAATAATACTGATAATCAGCTTTCCCGCAATCAAGCACTGCCAGATTATGCCAAAGTATTGGGTATCAGCGAAACGGCAGCTCAGCAATGGCTTGCCAGCATCAATAGCCAAAGTGTAGCGTTTAAAATCATTTGGCAACGTCCCGCTTTAATACGCTTGTTGACGCTAGCCGCGATGGGTTGGCTGCTGTATGTCCTTATCATCGACTTTGATCAATGGTTTGCTAGTTGGCAATTGGCAACGACGGCGCTGATTGCATTGGCGACATTGACCAGTCTTATCGTTTATTATGCAGTGAATCAATACCGTCCGTGGCGTGAGGTCAGGCAATTTAGCCATGGTTTGTTGCTATTCTTTTATGCCATGCTGATATTACAATTGCCACAAAAATATGAAGTTGACTATCAATGGACGACCTTTTATTGGTCAATATTTACAACCTTAGTCATTGGCTGGCTAATGCTTGGGCAATTGTGGTTAAAAACGTGGCATGACAATACTATCAATAGCAATACTACTGCCAATAACGACAATCATAACGGTACGGAGTTAAAAAGCTACGATAGTGCCAGCTGGCTTGGCACGGGCATTATCATATTGGCAGAATTGGTGCATTATAAGTTGCCTGATTCAAAAGGCGTGGTTACTATTCTTGTGCCTATTGCGCTGATGCTGGCTGGTCTGTGGTTAACCTACCGTCAGCAAAGTGACAAACAGACTGGAAATTCTTCTTCAGGGCGCACGCTCTACTGGTTTAATTGGCAAAATGCGCTGTTAAATAATGCCAAAATATTTGTACCATTAACCTTGTTCTGGGTAATTTTTACCAACTTTACTTACGATGGTGTGATTTGGGGATTGCCTTATTTCCCATTATTTAACTTATATGATGTGACGTTATGGCTGGTAGTATTTTACGGACTGGGCGTGTATTTATTGCGTCAACGTGGCATACAACAGCAAAATCTATTCACCGCCATTCGCAAAAGTGACACGTTATTGATTGTGTTGGCGCTGATTGGTTTTTGGATAGTTTCTAGTATGCTGGTCAGAACGCTGCACGCCTTTATTGGTACGCCACTATGGATTGGTCATTTGTACGGCAGTACAGGCAACGCATGGGACAGCGAGCAAGTGCAAACGGGGCTGACGATTTTATGGACGCTATTGGCATTGGTTGCGACCATTATCGCCAGTCGCTATTGGCAGCGCGCGCTTTGGTTTATGGGCATTGGCTTATTGGGTATTGTGGTGTTAAAACTGGTGTTGGTTGATTTATCACAGACAGAAGCGATTTGGCGAGTAATTTCTTTCCTTGGTGCAGGCAGTTTGATTTTATTGATTGGTTATTTAGCCCCCTTACCGCCAACACGTGATGAGACTGTAAAACAGGCTGAATAA
- the mutY gene encoding A/G-specific adenine glycosylase: MTDNNIAFTQTKDHLDTFAPRLLDWFAINGRHDLPWQQHLTDTPNPYIVWLSEVMLQQTQVTTVLPYFARFMDSFPTVQDLATAEWNTVAEHWAGLGYYARARNLHKGAKQLVAVINETGDFPQTLAGWEAIAGVGPSTAGAIMAMGLHRYGVICDGNVKRVLTRWAAIEGDITKSATTKELWALAERLTPIENSGLFAQAMMDMGATLCTRRKPACPLCPLQNDCLAHAQNREEDYPVKAKKQPKPSKFSNALLIQNVDGEILWLQRPDSGIWGGLWSLPLEFIEKVSDNVKGKTTTKQTDILDEKPLEVASNEKVYEAEFTTAEQIINAWLNKNNLVATPINKTLLDDAPIKHSLTHFHWYLTPQSLILNNEQSQALTEALQAAEININWLNAADAQATLGLPRAMVKILE; this comes from the coding sequence ATGACTGATAATAATATTGCTTTTACACAGACCAAAGACCATCTTGACACCTTCGCCCCGCGCCTACTCGACTGGTTCGCTATCAACGGTCGTCACGACCTACCATGGCAACAGCACCTGACCGACACGCCCAATCCTTATATCGTTTGGCTATCTGAAGTCATGCTACAACAAACGCAAGTCACTACTGTGCTGCCTTATTTCGCGCGCTTTATGGACAGCTTTCCGACAGTGCAAGATTTAGCTACAGCAGAATGGAATACGGTCGCGGAGCATTGGGCGGGGCTAGGTTATTATGCGCGTGCGCGGAATTTGCATAAGGGCGCAAAGCAATTGGTTGCCGTGATTAATGAGACTGGCGATTTTCCGCAAACTTTGGCAGGCTGGGAAGCCATTGCAGGTGTGGGACCTTCGACCGCAGGCGCGATTATGGCGATGGGCTTGCACCGTTATGGCGTCATTTGTGATGGCAATGTTAAACGAGTATTGACACGCTGGGCAGCTATTGAGGGCGATATCACCAAGTCCGCAACCACTAAAGAGCTGTGGGCATTGGCGGAGCGTTTAACGCCAATAGAGAATTCCGGATTGTTCGCCCAAGCAATGATGGATATGGGCGCAACCTTATGTACAAGGCGCAAACCTGCTTGCCCGTTATGTCCACTCCAAAACGATTGCCTAGCGCATGCGCAAAATCGCGAAGAAGACTATCCAGTAAAAGCCAAGAAGCAGCCCAAACCTAGTAAATTTAGTAATGCGCTGCTGATTCAAAATGTAGATGGCGAGATATTATGGTTACAACGCCCTGATAGTGGTATTTGGGGCGGACTTTGGAGCTTACCGCTAGAGTTTATCGAAAAAGTCAGCGATAACGTTAAGGGTAAAACCACCACTAAACAGACAGACATTCTTGATGAAAAACCTTTAGAAGTAGCAAGTAACGAAAAGGTTTACGAAGCCGAATTTACGACCGCTGAGCAAATTATTAATGCATGGCTGAATAAGAATAACTTGGTCGCAACACCCATCAATAAAACCTTGTTAGATGATGCACCGATTAAACATTCATTGACCCATTTTCATTGGTATTTAACCCCGCAATCATTGATCTTGAATAATGAGCAATCGCAAGCATTGACCGAAGCCTTACAAGCGGCGGAGATTAATATCAATTGGTTAAACGCTGCTGATGCGCAGGCAACCCTTGGATTACCACGAGCGATGGTTAAGATTTTAGAATAA
- a CDS encoding KAP family P-loop NTPase fold protein codes for MTDYNEMKALTFDDRDEFSRKPIAEKIIKLLDSDINVSPLIIDGKWGTGKTEFCFKLKNLIESENSNEYKVGYVNAFQADHANEPLLTLIAEVAGFYGENNDKRQSFIASAIPYLRLVTGLGIKATLSFAFGRYAADIPDELADGIDEIKEGSKSLIDQSLESLIKDQVEAEKNLATLRDALTDIASTNPIILLIDELDRCRPDFAVMMLETIKHVFDVKNVQIILVTNVEQLKATIKHSYGSETNSHDYLYKFFKYQINLPTVSKDEANGNTENNITYFHSAVQVSKVIPEDFKNSSYIYDIAKFTEIKHLSLRNIEQIVRCIETLIIFEDNSKSRNPEVEQLLIVFLSFVYIANKNLFEQIRDNSIQASDILGFSSCEDINLPSDNSILEQYPTKFLILLILHNLTEDRFIRTSNYEGNMDYESSRLIELILNKFNFTHEVNFSSYHVIESSYIYKYIDHTINNLLLFDIVK; via the coding sequence ATGACAGATTATAATGAAATGAAAGCCTTAACCTTCGATGATAGAGACGAGTTTTCACGTAAGCCAATCGCTGAAAAAATCATTAAATTATTGGACTCAGATATTAATGTCTCACCTCTAATCATTGATGGTAAATGGGGTACAGGTAAAACTGAATTTTGCTTTAAACTCAAAAACCTTATTGAATCAGAGAACTCCAATGAATATAAAGTTGGCTATGTTAATGCTTTTCAAGCTGACCATGCCAATGAGCCACTGTTAACACTGATTGCAGAAGTGGCTGGCTTCTATGGTGAGAACAATGACAAACGTCAAAGTTTTATCGCCAGCGCCATCCCTTATCTACGTTTAGTGACGGGTTTAGGGATTAAAGCTACACTGAGTTTTGCATTTGGTAGATATGCTGCTGATATTCCTGACGAACTCGCAGATGGTATTGATGAAATAAAAGAAGGTTCTAAGTCTCTTATTGACCAATCTCTTGAATCATTAATAAAAGACCAAGTCGAAGCTGAAAAAAATCTAGCTACATTAAGAGACGCATTAACTGATATTGCATCTACTAATCCCATCATCTTACTGATTGATGAACTTGACCGTTGCCGTCCTGATTTTGCAGTCATGATGTTAGAGACCATTAAGCATGTTTTCGACGTTAAAAATGTGCAAATTATTTTGGTCACTAATGTGGAACAACTAAAGGCTACTATCAAGCATAGCTATGGTAGCGAAACCAATTCGCACGATTATTTATATAAGTTTTTTAAATATCAAATTAATTTGCCAACCGTCAGTAAAGATGAAGCTAACGGTAATACTGAAAATAATATCACTTATTTTCATTCTGCTGTTCAGGTGAGTAAAGTAATACCAGAAGATTTTAAGAATAGCAGTTATATTTATGACATTGCTAAATTTACCGAGATTAAGCATTTATCATTAAGAAATATCGAACAGATTGTTCGTTGTATTGAAACGCTTATTATATTTGAAGATAACTCGAAAAGTAGAAATCCAGAGGTAGAGCAGCTTTTAATAGTATTTTTATCATTTGTATATATTGCTAACAAAAATTTATTTGAGCAAATTCGTGATAATAGTATACAAGCATCAGATATCTTAGGCTTTAGTTCTTGCGAAGATATTAATTTACCAAGTGATAATAGTATTTTAGAGCAATACCCGACAAAATTTCTTATTCTTTTAATACTCCATAACCTTACAGAAGATAGATTTATTCGGACTTCAAACTATGAGGGTAATATGGATTATGAATCTAGCAGGTTAATAGAACTTATACTAAATAAATTCAATTTTACGCATGAAGTGAATTTCTCTTCTTACCATGTAATAGAATCAAGTTATATTTACAAATATATAGATCATACTATAAATAACTTACTACTCTTTGATATTGTTAAATAG
- a CDS encoding SDR family NAD(P)-dependent oxidoreductase produces MKTIQELYDFTDKTIIISGAAGAIGSEAARFLSSLGGNIVLADLNEDKVKQIAVDIEKETGNATLGMKTDFTDETQIEALVTATIEKFGNISAVVNNVGWGANTPLWESNTEKMVDAYKLNTLGAYNLTRLCMPYLKKENNASVVFSGSMVGNTPSPEFIEYSTAKAGLLNMVRSMAVASGPEVRFNSLIIGTVDNGASSEEAGYTQEMIDNVVKGIVLKRRGLPEDIAYAMAFLLSDAASWITGTELTVNGGGVYKTKMPTS; encoded by the coding sequence ATGAAAACCATTCAAGAATTATATGACTTTACCGATAAGACGATCATTATTAGCGGTGCAGCAGGCGCTATCGGTAGCGAGGCAGCACGCTTTTTAAGCTCACTCGGCGGTAATATTGTTCTCGCTGATTTAAATGAAGACAAAGTGAAGCAAATTGCGGTGGATATCGAAAAAGAAACAGGTAATGCCACCTTAGGCATGAAAACTGACTTTACCGATGAGACTCAAATTGAAGCCTTGGTCACTGCCACGATAGAAAAATTTGGCAACATATCTGCGGTAGTGAATAACGTTGGTTGGGGCGCGAATACCCCATTATGGGAATCTAATACCGAAAAAATGGTTGACGCCTATAAGCTTAATACCTTAGGTGCTTATAATTTAACCCGTTTATGTATGCCATATTTAAAGAAAGAAAATAATGCTTCTGTGGTATTTTCAGGCTCTATGGTCGGTAATACGCCATCGCCAGAATTTATTGAATACAGCACTGCCAAAGCGGGTTTGCTAAATATGGTCAGAAGTATGGCGGTAGCATCAGGACCTGAAGTGCGCTTTAACTCTTTAATTATTGGAACGGTAGATAATGGCGCCTCATCTGAAGAGGCAGGCTATACTCAAGAAATGATAGATAATGTAGTCAAAGGTATCGTGCTCAAAAGGCGCGGTCTACCAGAAGATATCGCTTATGCCATGGCATTTTTACTAAGTGATGCAGCGTCGTGGATTACAGGTACTGAGCTGACCGTCAATGGTGGCGGCGTTTATAAAACTAAAATGCCTACTTCATAG
- a CDS encoding acyl-CoA thioesterase — protein MSDYSQLIDELLATVTLIEVSPDVFEGKSHDYVGARIFGGQVLAQAIMAAAHTLPEDKPCHSLHGYFLRGGDIDQPVIYQVRRLRDGRSLSARQVTAIQYKQVKGQPPVEQVIFTMMASFAPMENGLEYQEDMPFYPPPEDLLAEQELKEEYVGKVPDALKARFMRRRHVEIKPVKPRDPIHPEPMKPKQANWLRIRELGAQPQAIQQALLAFSSDFYLVGTGLMSHGVSFMTSGLQAASIDHSMHFHRTFDMNHWLLYDMWSDTTSNAMGLNHGQFWQDGKLVATVQQEGLMRLRVSKS, from the coding sequence ATGTCTGATTACTCGCAACTGATCGACGAGCTACTTGCTACTGTCACGCTTATCGAAGTGAGCCCTGATGTGTTTGAGGGTAAAAGCCATGACTATGTCGGCGCGCGTATTTTTGGCGGGCAAGTACTAGCGCAAGCGATTATGGCAGCGGCGCATACGTTGCCAGAAGATAAGCCTTGTCACTCGTTACATGGTTATTTTTTGCGTGGTGGTGATATTGATCAGCCCGTTATTTATCAGGTGCGCCGTTTGCGTGATGGTCGTAGTTTATCCGCGCGTCAAGTGACAGCGATTCAATATAAGCAAGTGAAGGGTCAGCCGCCCGTTGAACAAGTCATATTTACGATGATGGCGTCATTTGCGCCGATGGAGAATGGCTTGGAATATCAAGAAGATATGCCATTTTATCCGCCGCCAGAAGATTTACTTGCCGAGCAAGAGTTAAAGGAAGAGTATGTCGGTAAAGTGCCGGACGCGCTCAAAGCACGCTTTATGCGCCGTCGTCATGTGGAGATAAAACCCGTCAAACCGCGTGATCCCATTCACCCTGAACCGATGAAACCCAAACAAGCCAACTGGCTGCGTATTCGTGAATTGGGTGCACAACCACAGGCGATTCAGCAGGCGCTATTGGCATTTTCATCGGATTTTTATTTGGTGGGTACTGGGCTGATGTCACATGGCGTCAGTTTTATGACCAGTGGGCTGCAAGCGGCAAGTATCGACCATTCGATGCATTTTCACCGTACTTTTGATATGAATCATTGGCTATTATATGACATGTGGAGCGATACCACCTCAAACGCGATGGGGCTCAATCATGGGCAATTTTGGCAAGATGGCAAATTGGTGGCGACGGTACAGCAAGAGGGCTTGATGCGTTTGCGTGTGTCGAAATCCTAA